One genomic region from Candidatus Methylomirabilota bacterium encodes:
- a CDS encoding RraA family protein, whose translation MARSADNLPRRFGKLPTPAVTDVMDEMGLSRQTLPSTIQPLTADMRLAGYAFTARGRPHRGSARERDQTLRQFLKMLGTVPGNSVLVLAANDNTAAHFGELSAHWFRTRRVRGAVIDGATRDAAAIGRLRFPTFVRYRTPQDSVPRWRVTDWGLPLTIGGVRVSLGDVIVADIDGVVVVPRRVAHEVLIRSERLVGTENKVRSAVRRGMTPLQAYEKFGSF comes from the coding sequence ATGGCGAGGTCTGCTGACAACCTGCCGCGGCGATTCGGGAAGCTCCCCACTCCCGCCGTCACCGACGTCATGGACGAGATGGGGCTGTCGCGTCAGACCCTGCCGTCCACGATCCAGCCGCTCACCGCCGACATGCGGCTGGCCGGTTACGCGTTCACCGCGCGCGGCCGCCCGCATCGAGGGTCGGCGCGCGAGCGCGATCAGACGCTGCGGCAGTTCTTGAAGATGCTGGGGACGGTGCCCGGCAACTCGGTCCTGGTGCTGGCGGCTAACGACAACACGGCCGCACACTTCGGCGAACTGTCCGCGCACTGGTTCCGCACGCGGCGCGTGCGGGGGGCCGTGATCGACGGCGCCACGCGGGACGCCGCCGCCATCGGCCGGCTCCGCTTCCCGACCTTCGTGCGCTACCGCACGCCTCAGGACTCGGTGCCGCGCTGGCGGGTGACCGACTGGGGGCTGCCACTGACCATCGGGGGGGTGCGCGTGAGCCTCGGCGACGTCATCGTCGCCGACATCGACGGCGTCGTCGTCGTCCCGCGCCGCGTCGCCCACGAGGTGCTGATCCGCTCCGAGAGGCTCGTGGGGACCGAGAACAAGGTGCGCTCCGCCGTGCGCCGGGGGATGACGCCGCTGCAGGCGTACGAGAAGTTCGGGAGTTTCTAG
- a CDS encoding NAD(P)/FAD-dependent oxidoreductase, whose protein sequence is MRSEADAIVVGAGPAGAATAILLAERGLEVLVLDRAKFPRPKVCGEYLSPEAVRILDGLGVLKALDAAGAALVTGMRITAPDGTVVAGTYRTVGPWQPYRGHAMGLARSRLDAALVDRLRALPVDFREQVRVTDVLGEGDRIVGVEAIDAEGRRRAFRAPLVVGADGRASVIAQRLGCRRPHRLRRMALVTYVAGLPDCRDAGEIFVDPPDYAILNPLAPDRVNMSIVVPLEHVTPWSDRLDVFFAARVRQLPHLARRVSGAERVAPVQAMGPLAYRVRPPRVGGVLLVGDAAGFYDPLTGEGVFSALRAAELAAETAAQAFRAGDWSAATLAAYERARRACFGDKERFVRALQAVIRRRWLANLAARVLARRPALLDLLLGVAGDYVPPRALLAGLRTR, encoded by the coding sequence ATGAGGTCGGAGGCGGACGCCATCGTCGTCGGCGCCGGCCCGGCCGGCGCGGCGACCGCCATCCTCCTGGCGGAGCGGGGCCTCGAGGTCCTCGTGCTCGACCGGGCGAAGTTCCCCCGCCCGAAGGTTTGTGGCGAGTACCTGAGCCCCGAGGCGGTGCGCATCCTCGACGGCCTCGGCGTGCTCAAGGCCCTCGACGCGGCCGGCGCGGCGCTGGTGACGGGCATGCGGATCACCGCGCCCGACGGCACGGTCGTCGCCGGCACCTATCGTACGGTGGGGCCCTGGCAGCCCTATCGGGGGCACGCGATGGGTCTCGCGCGCTCGAGGCTGGACGCCGCGCTGGTCGATCGGCTCCGCGCCCTGCCCGTGGACTTCCGCGAGCAGGTGCGCGTGACCGACGTCCTCGGCGAGGGTGACCGGATCGTCGGCGTGGAGGCGATCGACGCCGAGGGCCGGCGGCGCGCTTTTCGCGCGCCGCTGGTGGTCGGCGCCGATGGCCGCGCCTCGGTGATCGCCCAGCGGCTGGGGTGCCGCCGCCCCCACCGCCTGCGGCGCATGGCCCTCGTCACCTACGTGGCGGGGCTGCCGGACTGCCGCGACGCCGGCGAGATCTTCGTGGACCCGCCCGACTACGCGATCTTGAACCCGCTGGCGCCCGACCGCGTGAACATGAGCATCGTCGTCCCGCTCGAGCACGTGACGCCGTGGAGCGATCGGCTGGACGTCTTCTTCGCCGCGCGTGTCAGGCAGCTGCCGCATCTGGCCCGGCGCGTGAGCGGCGCCGAGCGGGTGGCGCCGGTGCAGGCGATGGGGCCACTCGCCTACCGGGTGCGGCCGCCGCGGGTGGGGGGCGTGTTGCTGGTCGGCGACGCCGCGGGCTTCTACGACCCGCTGACGGGCGAGGGTGTCTTCAGCGCCCTGCGCGCGGCCGAGCTGGCGGCGGAGACGGCCGCGCAGGCGTTCCGGGCGGGTGACTGGTCGGCGGCGACGCTGGCCGCCTACGAGCGGGCCCGGCGCGCCTGCTTCGGCGACAAGGAGCGTTTCGTCCGCGCGCTGCAGGCCGTCATCCGGCGCCGCTGGCTGGCGAACTTGGCGGCGCGCGTCCTGGCGCGCCGCCCGGCACTCCTCGACCTCCTGCTCGGCGTCGCCGGCGACTACGTCCCGCCCCGCGCGCTACTGGCCGGTCTCCGGACGCGTTGA
- a CDS encoding NADH-quinone oxidoreductase subunit M, translating into MTVGILSAVTFLPAAGGLALALVPRHRANALRVGALVVALTTFALSVPLYVAFNAGSADYQFEEYARWMPTLGVAYHLGIDGISLLLVLLTTFLMPIALLSAWHAIDDRIKEFVVTMLVLETGMLGVFVSLDLFLFYVFWEAMLIPMYFIIGVWGGPSRIYAAVKFVLYTMVGSVLMLVAILALYYQHGAATGTFTFDLPTLARWVVPAGLGQDLMFLAFALAFAIKVPLFPFHTWLPDAHVEAPTAGSVILAGVLLKMGTYGFLRFCLPLFPDASLDFGPLIFALAVIGVVYGAWVSTVQPDLKKLVAYSSVSHLGFVMLGIFTLNTQGLVGGLIQMVNHGLSTGALFLLVGMIYERRHTRLIADFGGLWKVVPAFSAVLLLVSLSSLGLPGLNGFVGEFLILVGVFQVNRLLAAAATTGIIFAAVYLLWMYQRVIFGEVTREENRRLPDLTPREWVVIAPVLVFIVWIGVYPTAFTGPTEATIDALIAQVESKASVAAEPVRTSRR; encoded by the coding sequence ATGACGGTGGGGATCCTCTCGGCGGTGACGTTCCTGCCCGCCGCCGGCGGGCTGGCGCTGGCGCTGGTGCCGCGCCATCGCGCGAACGCCCTGCGGGTAGGCGCGCTCGTCGTCGCCCTGACCACCTTCGCGCTGTCGGTGCCGCTCTACGTCGCCTTCAACGCGGGGTCGGCCGACTACCAGTTCGAGGAATACGCGCGCTGGATGCCGACGCTCGGCGTGGCCTACCACCTGGGCATCGATGGCATCAGCCTGCTGCTGGTGCTGCTGACCACGTTCCTGATGCCGATCGCGCTCCTCTCGGCCTGGCACGCGATCGACGATCGCATCAAGGAGTTCGTGGTGACCATGCTCGTCCTCGAGACGGGCATGCTCGGCGTCTTCGTGAGCCTCGACCTATTCCTCTTCTACGTCTTCTGGGAGGCGATGCTGATCCCGATGTACTTCATCATCGGGGTCTGGGGCGGGCCCAGCCGCATCTACGCGGCGGTCAAGTTCGTCCTCTACACGATGGTCGGCTCCGTGCTGATGCTGGTGGCCATCCTGGCCCTCTACTACCAGCACGGGGCTGCCACCGGGACGTTCACCTTCGATCTGCCGACGCTGGCCCGCTGGGTGGTGCCGGCCGGGCTCGGGCAGGACCTCATGTTCCTGGCCTTCGCGCTGGCCTTCGCCATCAAGGTGCCTCTCTTTCCCTTCCACACCTGGCTGCCGGACGCGCACGTGGAAGCGCCCACGGCCGGCTCCGTCATCCTGGCCGGCGTCCTGCTCAAGATGGGCACCTACGGCTTCCTGCGCTTCTGCCTGCCGCTCTTCCCCGACGCCAGCCTGGACTTCGGCCCCCTGATCTTCGCGCTGGCCGTGATCGGGGTCGTCTACGGCGCCTGGGTGTCGACCGTCCAGCCCGACCTCAAGAAGCTCGTCGCCTACTCGAGCGTGAGCCACCTCGGCTTCGTCATGCTGGGGATCTTCACACTGAACACCCAGGGGCTCGTGGGCGGGCTCATCCAGATGGTCAATCACGGGCTCTCGACGGGTGCGCTCTTTCTCCTGGTCGGCATGATCTACGAGCGCCGGCACACGCGCCTCATCGCCGACTTCGGGGGCCTCTGGAAGGTCGTGCCGGCCTTCTCGGCGGTGCTGCTGCTCGTCTCGCTCTCGTCCCTGGGACTGCCCGGGTTGAACGGATTCGTGGGCGAGTTCCTGATCCTCGTCGGCGTCTTCCAGGTCAACCGGCTGCTGGCCGCCGCGGCCACCACCGGGATCATCTTCGCGGCCGTCTATCTGCTGTGGATGTACCAGCGGGTGATCTTCGGCGAGGTGACGCGCGAGGAGAACCGCCGGCTGCCCGACCTCACGCCCCGCGAGTGGGTGGTGATCGCGCCGGTGCTGGTGTTCATCGTGTGGATCGGCGTCTACCCGACCGCTTTCACGGGGCCCACCGAGGCCACGATCGATGCGTTGATCGCCCAGGTCGAATCGAAGGCCAGCGTGGCCGCCGAGCCGGTGCGGACCTCGCGGCGATGA
- the nuoL gene encoding NADH-quinone oxidoreductase subunit L — MSTAVWLIPAFPLAGALVNMLGGRVIRSRAHWIAVPALAGSFLAACAVLAGIWSGRTVAPRLFPWIVAGDFETSVAAQVDPLAGVMLLVVTGVGFLIHLYSVGYMHGDPGYARYFAYLNLFVFSMTMLVLAGNFLLLYVFWEAVGLCSYLLIGFWYTRPAAAQAGKKAFIVNRVGDFGFGLGVMWLWTALGTLDYADVFARVNQLSPAVATGIALLLFMGACGKSAQLPLHTWLPDAMEGPTPVSALIHAATMVTAGVYMVARSHALFERSGLALEVVAWVGVATALFAATVALVQTDIKRVLAYSTISQLGYMFAAVGLGAYAAGIFHLVTHAFFKALLFLGAGSVIHALGGEQDLRKMGGLAPKMVTTALTMAIGAAGLAGLPGLAGFFSKDEILASAFAGGHRLLWALLLLGAFLTAFYSFRLLFLAFFGGPRMPREVAHHVHESPAVMTVPLAVLALLTVTAGWALGVPSEQGTRFARFLAPVFPLPEAAHSGFVTFVLLMLNVVVATAGIVLAWFMYMSAPVRPERIGRPRPPIQALLLNAYYVDALYDRAIVRPLLALSTYMARVVDLGVVDGLVNLAGRAILAGAAGFRRAQTGYVVNYALAMLVGAVALLGFMLTR, encoded by the coding sequence GTGTCCACCGCCGTCTGGTTGATCCCCGCCTTTCCGCTCGCCGGCGCGCTCGTCAACATGCTCGGGGGGCGCGTCATCCGCTCGCGCGCTCACTGGATCGCGGTGCCTGCGCTGGCCGGGTCGTTCCTCGCCGCCTGCGCGGTCTTGGCGGGGATCTGGAGCGGCCGCACCGTCGCCCCCCGGCTCTTCCCCTGGATCGTCGCCGGCGACTTCGAAACGTCGGTGGCGGCGCAGGTCGATCCGCTCGCCGGCGTCATGCTGCTGGTCGTCACCGGCGTCGGGTTCCTCATCCACCTCTACTCGGTGGGCTACATGCACGGCGACCCCGGGTACGCCCGCTACTTCGCCTACCTGAACCTCTTCGTCTTCTCCATGACGATGCTGGTCCTGGCCGGCAACTTCCTGCTCCTCTACGTGTTCTGGGAAGCGGTGGGCCTCTGCTCCTACCTCTTGATCGGCTTCTGGTACACGCGCCCGGCGGCCGCGCAGGCGGGCAAGAAGGCGTTCATCGTCAACCGTGTCGGCGACTTCGGTTTCGGCCTCGGCGTCATGTGGCTCTGGACCGCGCTGGGCACGCTGGACTACGCCGACGTCTTCGCCAGGGTCAACCAGCTCTCGCCGGCGGTGGCCACCGGTATCGCGCTCCTGCTCTTCATGGGCGCGTGCGGCAAGTCGGCCCAGCTGCCGCTCCACACCTGGCTGCCGGACGCGATGGAGGGCCCGACGCCGGTTTCCGCGCTCATTCACGCCGCCACCATGGTCACCGCGGGCGTCTACATGGTCGCGCGGAGCCACGCCCTCTTCGAGCGCTCGGGCCTGGCGCTGGAGGTGGTGGCGTGGGTCGGCGTGGCCACCGCGTTGTTCGCCGCCACCGTCGCGCTCGTCCAGACCGACATCAAGCGGGTGCTGGCCTACTCGACGATCAGCCAGCTCGGATACATGTTCGCTGCCGTCGGGCTCGGGGCCTACGCGGCCGGCATCTTCCACCTGGTGACGCACGCCTTCTTCAAGGCGCTCCTCTTCCTGGGCGCCGGCAGCGTCATCCACGCGCTCGGCGGCGAGCAGGACCTCCGGAAGATGGGCGGGCTGGCCCCCAAGATGGTCACGACGGCGCTCACCATGGCCATCGGCGCGGCCGGGCTGGCCGGCCTGCCCGGCCTGGCCGGCTTCTTCTCGAAGGACGAGATTCTGGCCTCCGCGTTCGCGGGCGGGCACCGCCTGCTGTGGGCGCTGCTGCTGTTGGGCGCGTTCCTCACCGCCTTCTATTCGTTCCGCCTGCTCTTCCTGGCCTTCTTCGGCGGCCCCCGCATGCCGCGCGAGGTGGCCCATCATGTCCACGAATCGCCGGCGGTGATGACGGTGCCGCTGGCCGTCCTGGCGCTCCTCACCGTGACGGCCGGCTGGGCCCTGGGCGTGCCGTCCGAGCAGGGAACGCGCTTCGCGCGGTTCCTGGCCCCCGTCTTCCCGCTCCCCGAGGCCGCGCACAGCGGCTTCGTCACCTTCGTCCTGCTGATGCTCAACGTGGTCGTGGCGACGGCGGGCATCGTGCTGGCGTGGTTCATGTATATGTCGGCCCCGGTGCGGCCGGAGAGGATCGGCCGCCCGCGCCCGCCGATCCAGGCCCTGCTGCTGAACGCCTACTACGTCGACGCGCTGTACGACCGCGCCATCGTGCGGCCGCTGCTGGCGCTGTCGACGTACATGGCCCGCGTCGTCGACCTCGGCGTGGTCGACGGTCTCGTGAACCTGGCCGGGCGCGCCATCCTGGCCGGGGCGGCGGGGTTCCGGCGCGCCCAGACGGGGTACGTCGTCAACTACGCGCTGGCGATGCTGGTGGGCGCGGTGGCGCTGCTCGGCTTCATGCTCACCCGATGA
- a CDS encoding class I SAM-dependent methyltransferase — translation MVMPRVEGAIEYLDRPVPRADRDASLDDIDRLNAWFGGYWLTLREIRRLAGAAAGGRALLVVDVGGGRGDFAHRLIGWARRGGRAVRVVVVDRECAGAGAGILRVRADATALPFREGAADVVTASLTLHHLEPDAAVASLREMGATARGGVVVNDLLRSRLTLGLVWLVTRLFCRHRFSRHDGPLSVRRAYAAEELRVLADKAGLARVAIRRYPWLGRIVAVLA, via the coding sequence ATGGTGATGCCGCGAGTGGAGGGAGCGATCGAGTATCTGGACCGGCCCGTGCCGCGGGCGGATCGCGACGCCTCGCTCGACGACATCGATCGGCTCAATGCCTGGTTCGGCGGCTACTGGCTGACGCTGCGCGAGATCCGCCGCCTGGCCGGGGCGGCGGCCGGGGGGCGGGCGCTGCTGGTCGTCGACGTCGGCGGCGGCCGCGGGGACTTCGCCCACCGGCTGATCGGCTGGGCCCGGCGCGGGGGACGCGCGGTCCGCGTCGTCGTGGTCGACCGGGAGTGCGCGGGCGCCGGCGCCGGCATCCTCCGGGTGAGGGCGGACGCCACGGCGCTGCCCTTCCGGGAGGGCGCGGCCGACGTCGTCACGGCGTCGCTGACGCTCCACCACCTCGAGCCCGATGCCGCGGTCGCGTCTCTCCGGGAGATGGGGGCGACCGCGCGCGGGGGGGTGGTGGTCAACGACCTGCTGCGCTCGCGGCTCACGCTGGGCCTGGTGTGGCTGGTGACGCGGCTCTTCTGCCGCCACCGCTTCTCGCGCCACGACGGGCCGCTCTCGGTCCGCCGCGCCTACGCGGCGGAGGAGCTGCGGGTGCTGGCCGACAAGGCCGGCCTCGCGCGCGTTGCGATTCGTCGCTATCCGTGGCTCGGCCGGATCGTGGCGGTGCTGGCATGA
- a CDS encoding M23 family metallopeptidase: MPRRSRTPLVVLLVLVLAGAVSYLVWRQSVPDVRVTAAPPRFVGQKTPLTFVVEAARGNVARVEVRVVQGDQPVVAARPEGPLGPRAEIAVTLEPAARGLREGEATIEVWGRDDFWRPLPARERAAASYPVTIDLTPPKLDVVAATRYLAPGGAALVVVRAGDAARAETRVGALAFPTFPLGAPGTRVGFFALPYDYAAGTPITVTAEDEAGNSTSRGISAEVLPRRFRRDRIEIKDAFLQAKIPELLPQHPATRPLLDAFLVINRDQRRQAEAEKRRLAVKTADRPLWDGPFLQPRNTKVFSNFAETRTYVYAGRDVDTQVHFGYDLASTRQAPVPAANTGTVLFTGPLTIYGSTIILDHGLGLMTLYSHLSTIAVNAGDHVVKGQEIGRTGTTGLAIGDHLHYEVLVHGVSVTPLEWWDAKWIRDRISEPLAAAGLAPIKSPESRDPAPRPAAVPARPGPRRTR, translated from the coding sequence GTGCCTCGGCGGTCCCGGACTCCCCTCGTCGTGCTTCTCGTCCTCGTCCTGGCGGGTGCCGTGTCGTATCTGGTCTGGCGCCAGTCGGTGCCGGACGTGCGCGTGACGGCGGCGCCGCCGCGCTTCGTCGGCCAGAAGACGCCGCTCACCTTCGTCGTCGAGGCGGCCCGCGGCAACGTCGCGCGCGTCGAGGTGCGCGTCGTGCAGGGCGATCAGCCCGTGGTCGCCGCCAGGCCGGAGGGCCCGCTGGGCCCCCGCGCCGAGATCGCGGTGACGCTGGAACCGGCGGCCAGGGGCCTTCGCGAGGGCGAGGCCACCATCGAGGTGTGGGGGCGTGACGACTTCTGGCGTCCGCTCCCCGCCCGCGAGCGCGCCGCCGCCAGCTATCCCGTCACCATCGACCTCACGCCACCCAAGCTCGACGTCGTGGCCGCCACGCGCTATCTGGCGCCGGGCGGGGCCGCGCTGGTCGTCGTCCGCGCCGGCGACGCCGCCCGCGCCGAGACGCGCGTGGGCGCGCTCGCGTTCCCGACCTTTCCGCTGGGGGCGCCGGGCACGCGCGTGGGCTTCTTCGCGCTGCCCTACGACTACGCCGCGGGGACGCCCATCACGGTCACCGCCGAGGATGAGGCCGGCAACAGCACGTCCCGCGGGATCAGCGCCGAGGTGCTGCCCCGTCGTTTCCGTCGGGACCGGATCGAGATCAAGGACGCCTTCCTCCAGGCCAAGATCCCGGAGCTGCTGCCGCAGCATCCGGCCACGCGCCCGCTCCTCGACGCCTTCCTGGTCATCAATCGTGACCAGCGCCGCCAGGCCGAGGCGGAAAAGCGGCGCTTGGCCGTCAAGACCGCCGATCGGCCGCTCTGGGATGGCCCGTTCCTGCAGCCCCGGAACACCAAGGTCTTCTCGAACTTCGCCGAGACGCGCACGTACGTCTACGCCGGGCGCGACGTCGACACGCAGGTGCACTTCGGCTACGACCTGGCCTCGACCAGGCAGGCGCCGGTGCCGGCCGCGAACACGGGCACCGTCCTCTTCACGGGGCCCCTGACGATCTACGGCAGCACGATCATCCTCGATCACGGTCTCGGCCTCATGACCCTCTACAGCCATCTCTCGACGATCGCCGTCAACGCCGGCGACCACGTGGTCAAGGGCCAGGAGATCGGGCGGACGGGCACCACCGGCCTGGCCATCGGCGATCACCTGCACTACGAGGTGCTGGTGCACGGCGTCTCGGTGACGCCGCTGGAATGGTGGGACGCGAAGTGGATTCGGGACCGGATCAGCGAGCCGCTGGCGGCGGCGGGCCTGGCCCCGATCAAGAGTCCCGAGTCACGCGACCCGGCGCCGCGGCCGGCGGCCGTCCCGGCGCGTCCCGGTCCCCGCCGGACCCGCTAG
- a CDS encoding NADH-quinone oxidoreductase subunit N, with the protein MTPIPAPPVVLGTLLPSLIVVGTAIVVLLLDLLPPRASKAHLGAVALAGLVGALLATLRTWGGGGRAFHDMIVLDDYALFFHIVICYAAALIVLLSMDYLRRFGAESGEGYSLILFSTAGMMVLASANDLIVVFLAIELMSLSLYVLAGLFKWRREAGEASMKYFLLGVFASAFLLYGIALVYGATGTTNFDRIAVAVGAGPRDRLFLVGLGMLLVGFGFKISSVPFHMWAPDVYQGAPTSVAALIATGSKAAVFAALIRLLVAGLRTVQPDATTLLWALAALTMTVGNVVAIAQSNLKRMLAYSSIAHVGYMLVGLVAGGAAGAGAVLFYLLAYTFTTVGTFGVIALCERAGEEAVEVRDYAGLGRRHPLLALTLGLFLLSLIGIPPLAGFVGKFYLFGSAVRAGYIWLAVIAVLNSAVAAYYYLRVVVYMYMQEPEAPSASLAPSFAGGLALTIALIGIVLLGVMPAPFADLAQAAVAPLIR; encoded by the coding sequence ATGACGCCGATCCCCGCGCCGCCGGTCGTGCTCGGCACGCTCCTGCCCTCGTTGATCGTGGTCGGCACCGCCATCGTGGTGCTCCTGCTCGATCTCCTGCCGCCCCGTGCCAGCAAGGCGCACCTGGGCGCGGTCGCGCTGGCCGGGCTGGTGGGGGCGCTTCTGGCCACCCTGAGGACGTGGGGCGGCGGGGGCCGCGCCTTCCACGACATGATCGTGCTGGACGACTACGCCCTCTTCTTCCACATCGTCATCTGCTACGCGGCGGCGCTGATCGTGCTCCTCTCGATGGATTACCTGCGTCGGTTCGGCGCCGAGTCGGGCGAGGGCTACAGCCTCATCCTCTTTTCCACCGCCGGCATGATGGTGCTCGCCTCCGCCAACGACCTGATCGTCGTGTTCCTGGCCATCGAGCTGATGTCGCTTTCGCTCTACGTGCTGGCGGGGCTGTTCAAGTGGCGCCGGGAGGCGGGCGAGGCCTCGATGAAGTACTTCCTGCTCGGCGTGTTCGCCTCCGCCTTCCTCCTCTACGGCATCGCCCTGGTCTACGGCGCCACCGGCACCACCAACTTCGACCGCATCGCGGTGGCCGTCGGCGCGGGGCCGCGCGATCGGCTCTTCCTCGTCGGGCTCGGGATGCTCCTGGTGGGCTTCGGCTTCAAGATCTCGTCCGTGCCCTTCCACATGTGGGCCCCGGACGTCTACCAGGGAGCGCCCACCAGCGTCGCCGCGCTCATCGCTACCGGATCGAAGGCGGCGGTCTTCGCGGCGCTCATCCGCCTGCTGGTGGCCGGCCTGCGCACGGTCCAGCCGGACGCCACCACGCTGCTGTGGGCGCTGGCCGCGCTCACCATGACCGTCGGCAACGTCGTCGCCATCGCCCAGTCGAACCTCAAGCGGATGCTGGCGTACTCCTCCATCGCCCACGTCGGGTACATGCTGGTCGGGCTGGTGGCCGGCGGCGCGGCGGGCGCCGGCGCCGTTCTCTTCTACCTGCTGGCGTACACCTTCACCACGGTGGGCACCTTCGGGGTGATCGCGCTCTGCGAGCGGGCGGGGGAAGAGGCGGTCGAGGTGCGCGATTACGCGGGGCTCGGGCGGCGCCATCCGCTGCTGGCCCTGACGCTCGGCCTCTTCCTCCTGTCGCTGATCGGCATCCCGCCCCTGGCCGGCTTCGTCGGCAAGTTCTACCTCTTCGGCTCCGCGGTGCGCGCCGGCTACATCTGGCTGGCCGTTATCGCCGTGCTGAACTCCGCCGTCGCCGCCTACTATTACTTGAGGGTGGTCGTCTACATGTACATGCAGGAGCCGGAGGCGCCCTCGGCGTCGCTGGCGCCGTCCTTCGCCGGGGGCCTGGCGCTCACGATCGCGCTCATCGGCATCGTGCTCCTGGGGGTGATGCCGGCGCCGTTCGCGGACCTCGCGCAGGCCGCCGTCGCCCCCCTGATCCGCTAG
- a CDS encoding CoA transferase: MKRTPPRLPLQGYRVVEMAHHLAAPLAAMHLADFGADVVKVETLEGEDWRRWGRSSPAGDSQLFLAINRNKRSLSLDYARSDGRAVLDRLLARADVLLTNFAPQILVKLGLDGRALARRHRRLIVCALSAFGPRGPDAHRRAFDIVVGGETGLLLPHPDGRSAPLVNAAPIADTGSALLLAYGVTLALLQRERGGRAQVVQSALVNACVALQAHRFIWLEGEAAPETTPPPMAMYRAYPTADGFITVAAIAERLWQRLCKVLGLEALLTDPRYTPWSNLLARRGELIETLEARFRTRPTEEWLKVLVASGVPAGRVNSGREVFEHPQLRLNGVVMDTRHPRAGRLRMMGFPLRLTGTPARLRRHAPALGADTRAVLRDLGYRPAEIRRLVGERVVRAR; encoded by the coding sequence GTGAAACGGACGCCGCCGCGGCTGCCGCTCCAGGGGTATCGCGTCGTAGAGATGGCGCATCACCTTGCCGCGCCCCTCGCCGCCATGCACCTCGCCGACTTCGGCGCCGACGTGGTGAAGGTCGAGACGCTGGAGGGCGAGGACTGGCGGCGGTGGGGACGCTCCTCGCCGGCGGGCGACAGCCAGCTCTTTCTCGCCATCAATCGCAACAAGCGCAGCCTGTCGCTCGACTATGCGCGCTCCGATGGCCGCGCCGTGCTCGATCGCCTGCTGGCCCGGGCCGACGTGCTGCTCACGAACTTCGCCCCCCAGATCCTGGTCAAGCTCGGGCTCGACGGCCGCGCCCTGGCCCGGCGCCACCGGCGGCTGATCGTGTGCGCGCTGTCGGCGTTCGGCCCCCGCGGGCCGGACGCGCACCGCCGGGCCTTCGACATCGTGGTCGGGGGCGAGACGGGCCTGCTCCTGCCCCATCCCGACGGGCGGAGCGCGCCGCTCGTCAACGCCGCCCCCATCGCCGACACGGGCAGCGCGCTGCTGCTGGCCTACGGCGTCACGCTGGCGCTGCTGCAGCGCGAGCGGGGCGGCCGGGCCCAGGTCGTCCAGTCCGCGCTCGTCAATGCCTGCGTCGCGCTCCAGGCCCACCGCTTCATCTGGCTGGAGGGCGAGGCCGCTCCCGAGACCACGCCGCCGCCGATGGCGATGTACCGCGCCTATCCGACCGCGGATGGGTTCATCACGGTGGCCGCCATCGCCGAGCGGTTGTGGCAGCGGCTCTGCAAGGTGCTGGGGCTGGAGGCGCTGCTGACCGACCCGCGGTACACGCCGTGGTCGAACCTCCTCGCCCGGCGCGGCGAGCTGATCGAGACGCTGGAGGCGCGCTTCCGCACGCGCCCGACCGAGGAGTGGCTGAAGGTGCTCGTCGCGAGCGGCGTGCCGGCCGGCCGCGTGAACTCGGGCCGGGAGGTCTTCGAGCACCCGCAGCTCAGGCTCAACGGCGTCGTGATGGACACGCGCCATCCCCGGGCCGGCCGCCTGCGCATGATGGGCTTCCCGCTGCGACTCACCGGCACGCCGGCGCGCCTGCGCCGTCACGCGCCGGCGCTCGGCGCCGACACGCGCGCGGTGCTGCGGGACCTCGGCTATCGCCCGGCGGAGATCCGCCGGCTGGTCGGCGAGCGCGTGGTGCGCGCCCGGTGA
- a CDS encoding HAD-IIA family hydrolase yields the protein MRAPRLRLPHRGWLFDLDGTVYRGEALVPGARETILALRAAGRRVAFLSNKPLQTRGDYALKLTRLGIPTRVDEVISSSLVLARHLAALDPGAPVFVIGEPPLIAELGATGFEVRRDHHVRWVVIAFDRTFDYAKLNTAPQAVRAGARLIATNPDRTCPTEDGEIPDCAGMIAAVEAVTGRAVEIIVGKPSPIILEVALATLGVEAADCVVVGDRLETDIVMGKRRGLATVLVLSGLTRPDDPRIAEIEPDAVIGSIRELIQP from the coding sequence GTGAGGGCGCCCCGCCTCCGGCTGCCGCACCGCGGCTGGCTCTTCGATCTCGACGGCACGGTGTATCGCGGCGAGGCGCTGGTCCCTGGCGCGCGCGAGACGATCCTGGCGCTGCGCGCCGCCGGTCGCCGGGTGGCCTTCCTCTCCAACAAGCCGCTCCAGACCCGCGGGGACTACGCGCTCAAGCTGACCCGCCTGGGGATCCCCACGCGCGTGGACGAGGTGATCAGCTCGTCGCTGGTGCTGGCTCGCCACCTGGCGGCCCTCGATCCGGGGGCCCCCGTCTTCGTCATCGGCGAGCCGCCACTGATCGCCGAGCTGGGGGCGACCGGGTTCGAGGTCCGGCGCGACCACCACGTACGGTGGGTCGTCATCGCCTTCGACCGCACCTTCGATTACGCGAAGCTGAACACGGCGCCGCAGGCCGTGCGGGCGGGGGCCCGGCTGATCGCCACCAATCCCGATCGCACGTGTCCCACCGAGGACGGCGAGATTCCCGACTGCGCTGGCATGATCGCCGCCGTCGAGGCGGTGACGGGCCGGGCGGTGGAGATCATCGTCGGCAAGCCGTCGCCGATCATCCTGGAGGTCGCGCTGGCGACGCTGGGGGTGGAGGCGGCCGACTGCGTTGTGGTCGGCGACCGCCTGGAGACCGACATCGTCATGGGCAAGCGGCGGGGGCTGGCGACCGTGCTCGTGCTGAGCGGCCTCACGCGTCCAGACGATCCGCGCATCGCCGAGATCGAGCCGGACGCCGTGATAGGATCGATCCGAGAGCTGATCCAGCCATGA